The Triticum aestivum cultivar Chinese Spring chromosome 7B, IWGSC CS RefSeq v2.1, whole genome shotgun sequence genome window below encodes:
- the LOC123160436 gene encoding uncharacterized protein, with amino-acid sequence MDHPPVADPEQTKDKGVGSKGEMDLPVADPGPVKDEGELLRCPFCDSEAVYKLAQFLLPGLAAVCVDGTTGDLFRGPSDVAVDLRKEMVDSITQRSETFIADAEAEQNAENEMSDDPYEIVSIFMDDFSRTKRNIIGHVSGWLLSDSRDDKIDDFVQEMEMTRFWPLERREAIAEVLLRNVDIKTKFHCPEKYENEERLADHKAQCSFRPVTCPNEGCRAKVSVRCMQDHDATCLFKILQCEQNCEKRLLRRDMDRHCVTVCPMRPMKCPFGCDDSFSEHDLEEHCSESLQQHLLKVLQVIHKNNFTADELKETALRLEKSEDRGKLAKARDARSLATIVKDLEAKQFQCSGVVSHINLGG; translated from the exons ATGGACCATCCTCCAGTTGCCGATCCTGAACAAACCAAGGATAAAG GTGTTGGATCTAAGGGTGAAATGGATCTCCCAGTTGCCGATCCTGGACCGGTGAAGGATGAAGGTGAGCTTCTCCGGTGCCCGTTTTGCGATTCTGAAGCAGTGTACAAACTAGCACAATTCTTGCTCCCTGGTTTGGCTGCGGTCTGTGTCGACGGTACAACTGGTGATCTCTTCAGGGGCCCATCTGATGTTGCTGTTGACCTCAGAAAAGAAATGGTGGACAGCATTACACAAAGAAGTGAAACGTTCATAGCCGATGCTGAGGCGGAACAAAACGCTGAGAATGAAATGTCGGATGACCCTTATGAGATCGTGTCaatattcatggatgatttcaGTCGCACGAAAAGGAACATCATTGGCCATGTCTCTGGGTGGTTGCTAAGTGACAGCCGTGATGATAAGATCGATGACTTTGTCCAAGAAATGGAGATGACCCGCTTCTGGCCATTAGAGAGGAGAGAAGCGATAGCCGAGGTCCTCCTCAGGAATGTGGACATTAAAACCAAGTTCCACTGCCCTGAGAAATATGAAAACGAGGAACGTCTTGCTGATCACAAAGCACAGTGTAGCTTCAGGCCTGTCACTTGCCCAAACGAGGGATGCCGAGCAAAAGTCTCTGTTCGTTGCATGCAGGATCATGATGCAACTTGCCTTTTCAAGATCCTTCAGTGTGAGCAAAACTGTGAGAAACGGCTTCTGCGGCGTGATATGGATAGACATTGTGTCACTGTCTGCCCCATGAGGCCCATGAAGTGCCCTTTCGGGTGTGATGATTCGTTCAGTGAACACGACCTCGAGGAGCACTGTTCAGAGAGTCTCCAGCAACACTTGCTTAAGGTCCTTCAGGTGATTCACAAGAATAATTTTACAGCTGATGAGCTAAAGGAAACTGCTCTACGACTGGAGAAG TCTGAAGATCGTGGTAAACTGGCTAAAGCTCGGGATGCAAGATCTCTTGCTACTATTGTGAAGGATCTTGAAGCAAAGCAATTTCAATGTTCTGGTGTAGTATCTCATATAAACCTTGGTGGTTGA